In Rissa tridactyla isolate bRisTri1 chromosome 21, bRisTri1.patW.cur.20221130, whole genome shotgun sequence, the genomic window GCTTCCTGGCTGTGACCAAGACAGCTAGACACCTGGGGAGGGTCCACCCTGAGCTCATTTGTGGTGCCTTCACCCTCAGACCACCCTCCCGGCAAAAAGAGAGCCCCTGCGAGGTGACCCGCTGCCTGCCCTGTCCCTTCCCGTCCACCCTGTTCCTTCCCATCCGCCCTCTCCCCTCCGGCCCCGCTCAGCACCTCGATGCCCAGCATGGCCAGGCTGCAAGTCCCGGGGACGGAGATGTATTTCTGCAAGGTCCTGCCGAAGGCGGAGAAGCAGCCCTGGGCGGGGAGAGAGACGACGGAGGCGCTCGCTCGTGCTCCCCATGGCTTCAGGGAGCTCAGAGGGTGAGAtcggggggtgtggggggcaccGTGGTGGGGCAGGACGAGCTGAGGACTTGGGGAGTCACCGGGTGGGCAGTGTCCCAGGCTCCTGTCCCCGACGCTTGGGGGCAGAGGACGGTGCTGTCCCACTGCCCTGAGCCTGGGAAGCGCTGGGGATGGGAGAGGGAGGCGGTGGGATCGTGTCCCACCTGCTCGTGGATGTAGCCGGGGCTCCTCTCCCGGcactgctcccagcccagcagcttgCCCGCCTGCAGCAGCCCATCCCGGGCGCAGCAAGCCCGTGGCCAGGGCGTCCCCGGGTGCAGCTCCTGGAAGCAGGAGCCATTCCCAAAGTCTTCGGGTCCTAAAACGCCACAACACGAGAACTGAAACAGAAGGGAAATGCCATCAACACGCACTCAAAATGAGGGGGGGACATCACTTGGGGAGGTGACGGAGGGAGGAGGAACAGCCCAGCGTGGAGCTCAGTGTCTGGGGTCCACGAGCCCCTCGCCTGCATTCGGGGTCACCCTCGGCAGGTCCTGTGGGTGCTCCACCCCCCAGCCCCGTAGCCCACCAGGAGCCTCCCGGCTGCTCACCGTGACCATGAGGGTGTTCCAGGCGGTGGAGAAGACCTCGGCGCCCTCGTCCCCACGGTAGTTCCTCCGCAGCTCGGAG contains:
- the LOC128900450 gene encoding tetraspanin-18-like, which produces MEGVRGGDQKMEGFFILVSLVFVTQLVGAILFLVHWKQIQPELFLSELRRNYRGDEGAEVFSTAWNTLMVTFSCCGVLGPEDFGNGSCFQELHPGTPWPRACCARDGLLQAGKLLGWEQCRERSPGYIHEQGCFSAFGRTLQKYISVPGTCSLAMLGIEIFAMFFAFCLYYNFD